From one Lysinibacillus sp. G4S2 genomic stretch:
- a CDS encoding S9 family peptidase has product MKKRFLSASLAVILTTSVVIPVSMQEVRAANETSSQVEVKEESLSAKEFLDLTVTALTFQHGSETMRQQIINQWVKGEELKDLSANIKRDEAARILVRALDKEEKEVTLAEYQEKANKLGLFKGLSNSETISKQDAEKILNNAKAVKSDVNNEGVKEISVEDFMKNPGNVGYSLSPDGNYITYNAEWENRSNVFVKKMNDDSKPVRVSSSTDRDIDGSFWKDGNLLYLKDKGGDENFHIYSTSFNGNEEKDLTPYPNVKIKFLSDLQGVKDEILILMNKEDAKAFDVYKLNVKTGETTRVAKNPGNISSWLADSNGEVRMAVASDGVVGTVLYRDSEKDEFKPFIELEAGDVVNPFSFSKDNKYIYAISNKGRDKVEVVKYDLEGKEEVIMSNPEVDIIGVLYNAEKDKLLCSSYITDKLHYQFFDEDFEKVFRKIQNKLGVQESELGINDYNKDMTKFIVSVSSDTVYGKYYYYDSTTDELTEMATLSPWLNPEELAEMHPISYKSRDGLTINGYLTLPKNKEAKNLPLIVNPHGGPWARDIWGFNPEVQLLANRGYAVLQVNFRSSAGYGKEFLDAGNKQWGLKIQDDITDGVQWAIDQGIADPERIGIYGASFGGYATLAGITTTPDLYAAAVDYVGISNIFTLLNTIPPYWETMRNQLYERVGHPEKDKELLTAASPIFHVDKIKTPLFVAQGANDPRVNKAESDQIVEALRAKGVEVEYMLKENEGHVFQNEENRIEFYNAMLKFLDSHLKK; this is encoded by the coding sequence TTGAAAAAAAGATTTTTATCAGCATCATTAGCGGTTATTTTAACAACATCTGTAGTCATTCCTGTATCTATGCAGGAAGTGCGCGCTGCTAATGAAACTAGTAGTCAAGTAGAAGTAAAAGAGGAAAGTTTATCTGCTAAGGAATTTTTAGATTTAACTGTCACAGCTCTAACATTCCAACATGGATCAGAGACAATGCGTCAGCAAATCATTAATCAGTGGGTTAAAGGTGAAGAATTAAAAGATTTAAGCGCGAATATTAAACGTGATGAAGCGGCACGTATTTTAGTAAGAGCTTTAGATAAAGAGGAAAAAGAAGTAACACTTGCTGAGTATCAAGAAAAAGCCAATAAGCTTGGTTTATTTAAAGGTCTTTCAAATAGTGAAACGATTTCTAAACAAGATGCAGAGAAAATTTTAAACAATGCTAAAGCTGTGAAAAGCGATGTAAATAATGAAGGTGTGAAAGAAATTTCCGTAGAAGATTTCATGAAAAACCCAGGAAACGTTGGCTATTCACTCTCACCAGACGGTAATTACATTACATATAATGCTGAATGGGAAAATCGTTCAAATGTTTTCGTGAAAAAAATGAACGATGATAGCAAGCCAGTACGTGTATCTAGTTCAACTGATCGCGATATCGATGGATCTTTCTGGAAAGATGGTAATCTACTATATTTAAAGGATAAAGGTGGGGACGAAAACTTCCACATTTATTCGACATCTTTTAATGGTAATGAGGAAAAGGATTTAACACCTTATCCAAATGTGAAGATTAAGTTTTTAAGTGATTTGCAGGGGGTTAAAGACGAAATCCTTATTTTGATGAATAAAGAAGATGCGAAAGCCTTTGATGTGTACAAGCTGAATGTGAAGACTGGAGAAACTACACGTGTCGCTAAAAACCCAGGTAATATTAGTAGCTGGTTAGCAGATAGTAATGGAGAAGTACGAATGGCAGTTGCTTCAGATGGCGTAGTTGGTACTGTTCTTTATCGTGATTCAGAAAAAGATGAATTCAAGCCATTTATTGAATTAGAAGCAGGAGATGTAGTAAACCCTTTTTCTTTCTCAAAAGACAATAAATATATTTACGCAATTTCTAATAAAGGAAGAGATAAAGTAGAAGTGGTTAAATATGATTTAGAAGGCAAAGAAGAAGTAATTATGTCCAACCCAGAAGTGGATATAATAGGTGTATTATATAATGCTGAAAAAGATAAATTATTATGCAGTTCATATATAACAGATAAGCTACATTATCAATTCTTTGATGAGGACTTTGAAAAAGTATTCCGTAAAATTCAAAACAAATTAGGCGTTCAAGAAAGTGAATTGGGTATTAATGATTACAACAAAGATATGACAAAATTCATTGTTAGCGTTTCAAGTGACACTGTTTACGGAAAATATTATTACTACGATTCAACAACAGATGAATTGACAGAAATGGCTACATTAAGCCCATGGTTAAACCCAGAGGAGCTTGCAGAAATGCATCCAATCTCATATAAGAGTCGAGATGGCTTAACAATTAACGGTTATTTAACTTTGCCGAAAAACAAAGAGGCAAAAAATCTGCCACTTATCGTCAATCCACATGGTGGTCCATGGGCGCGTGATATATGGGGCTTTAATCCAGAAGTACAACTACTAGCAAACCGTGGTTATGCCGTGTTACAAGTGAATTTCCGTTCTTCCGCGGGTTACGGAAAAGAGTTTTTAGATGCGGGTAATAAACAATGGGGTCTGAAAATTCAAGATGATATTACAGATGGTGTACAATGGGCAATTGACCAAGGTATTGCAGATCCAGAACGCATCGGAATTTACGGTGCATCATTTGGAGGGTATGCAACGTTAGCTGGTATAACTACTACACCTGATTTATATGCAGCAGCAGTTGACTATGTAGGAATATCGAATATCTTTACATTATTAAATACAATCCCTCCATATTGGGAAACAATGCGTAACCAACTTTATGAACGTGTAGGGCATCCAGAGAAGGATAAAGAACTATTAACAGCTGCTTCGCCTATCTTCCATGTGGATAAAATTAAAACGCCATTATTTGTAGCTCAAGGTGCAAATGATCCACGTGTAAATAAAGCTGAATCTGATCAAATCGTTGAGGCATTACGTGCAAAAGGCGTTGAAGTGGAGTACATGTTGAAAGAAAATGAAGGTCATGTCTTCCAAAATGAAGAAAATCGCATTGAATTCTATAATGCAATGCTAAAATTCTTAGATAGTCATTTAAAAAAATAA
- a CDS encoding glutaredoxin family protein, with protein MNVKFFSRANCGLCVEGLHTLKLVQEDIHFDIEIIDIEEDESIHEKYMLMIPVVEKDGQVIQYGNLDYATLMENLCSE; from the coding sequence TTGAACGTGAAATTTTTTAGTCGAGCTAATTGTGGATTATGTGTAGAGGGACTGCATACATTAAAGCTTGTACAGGAGGATATACATTTCGATATTGAAATTATTGATATTGAAGAAGATGAGAGCATACATGAAAAATATATGTTAATGATTCCGGTAGTAGAAAAAGATGGGCAAGTTATACAATACGGCAATTTGGATTACGCCACACTGATGGAGAATTTATGTAGTGAATAA
- a CDS encoding NAD(P)H-dependent oxidoreductase, which yields MKTLVIVTHPSIDTSVINKRWVTELKKYPEKYTVHELYKVYPDGNIDVEQEQKLVESHGNLVLQFPIYWFNCPPLLKKWLDEVFAYGWAYGSNGGNKLTNRKAALAVSAGINKKDYSEEGRYRYTLEHLLSPFETTFQYCNADYRSFFAFYGTEEAPSMEHEQFTGELEKSSQDYLNFVDNL from the coding sequence TTGAAAACTCTAGTTATCGTAACTCACCCTAGCATAGATACTTCAGTCATAAATAAGCGATGGGTAACTGAACTTAAAAAATATCCGGAAAAATATACTGTACACGAATTGTATAAGGTGTACCCTGATGGAAACATTGATGTAGAACAAGAACAAAAATTGGTTGAGTCTCATGGGAATCTTGTTCTTCAGTTTCCTATATATTGGTTTAATTGTCCGCCTCTCTTGAAAAAATGGCTTGACGAAGTATTTGCTTACGGTTGGGCTTATGGTTCAAATGGAGGGAATAAATTAACGAATCGCAAAGCTGCTTTAGCAGTGTCTGCAGGAATTAATAAAAAAGATTATAGTGAAGAGGGAAGATATCGCTATACACTCGAGCATTTATTATCTCCTTTCGAAACTACCTTCCAATACTGTAATGCAGATTATCGTTCGTTCTTTGCGTTTTATGGCACAGAAGAAGCACCTAGTATGGAACATGAACAATTTACAGGAGAATTGGAAAAAAGCTCACAAGATTATTTGAATTTTGTTGACAACCTGTAA
- the tpiA gene encoding triose-phosphate isomerase encodes MRKPIIAGNWKMYKTFEEAIQFVDAIQDKLPSNDKVDAVVCAPALYLPTLVQVASESELAIGAQTMHYENEGAFTGEISPAQLASVEVDYVILGHSERREYYNETDEAINKKVAAALAHNIVPIICCGETLEEREAGTTEQKVAHQITAALAGFGAQEVEHMVIAYEPIWAIGTGKTATAEDANQVCGAIRAVVKELYNAETADAVRIQYGGSVKPENIQELLSKEHIDGALVGGASLQPESYLTLLEAAANA; translated from the coding sequence ATGCGTAAACCAATTATTGCAGGTAACTGGAAAATGTATAAAACATTTGAAGAGGCGATCCAGTTTGTCGATGCTATACAGGACAAACTCCCTTCAAACGATAAAGTAGACGCTGTTGTTTGTGCACCAGCACTTTATCTACCTACACTTGTGCAGGTTGCTAGTGAATCAGAGCTAGCAATTGGCGCACAAACGATGCATTATGAAAACGAAGGTGCATTCACTGGAGAAATTAGTCCAGCACAGCTAGCAAGTGTGGAAGTAGACTATGTTATTTTAGGTCATTCTGAACGACGTGAATACTATAATGAAACAGATGAAGCAATCAATAAAAAGGTTGCTGCAGCACTAGCGCATAATATCGTACCAATTATTTGCTGTGGTGAAACGCTTGAGGAACGTGAAGCGGGGACTACTGAGCAAAAGGTTGCTCATCAAATTACAGCTGCACTTGCTGGATTTGGAGCACAAGAAGTGGAGCATATGGTGATTGCCTATGAACCGATTTGGGCAATTGGTACAGGTAAAACAGCTACAGCAGAAGATGCAAACCAAGTATGCGGCGCAATTCGTGCAGTAGTCAAAGAATTATATAACGCTGAAACGGCCGATGCTGTACGAATTCAATATGGCGGTAGCGTAAAACCTGAAAACATTCAGGAACTATTATCAAAAGAACATATCGACGGCGCTTTAGTTGGCGGTGCAAGTTTACAACCAGAATCATATTTAACATTATTGGAGGCGGCAGCAAATGCCTAA
- a CDS encoding S9 family peptidase → MKKRFLSASLAIILTSSVVIPVSMQEVRAANETSSQVEVKAEQLSAKEFLDLAVTTLTFQHGSETMRKQIIDQWVKGEELKDLGANIKRDEAARILVRALDKEEKEATLAEYQEKANKLGLFDGLSNSETISKQDAVKILNNAKKVKNGVSNEGVKEISVEDFMKNPGNFGYELSPDGNYITFTAPWENRSNVFVKKMNDDSEPVRVSSSKDRDIAGSFWKDDNLLYVKDKGGDENFHIYSTSFNGNEEKDLTPYPNVTVGLLSGLKGVKDEILIMMNKEDAKVFDVYKLNVKTGKTTHVAKNPGNIVSWLADRDGNVRMAVASDGVEGTVLYRDSEKDEFKPFIEFKAGEQVMPLAFSKDNKHIYATSNKGRDKVEVVKYDLEGKEEVIMSNPDVDVAGVLYSADKDKLLYGTYVTDKLHYQFFDEDFEKLFRKLQNKLGVSESELGINDYNKEMTKFIVSVASDTVFGKFYYYDSTTDELKELATLSPWLNPEELAEMHPISYKSRDGLTINGYLTLPKNKEAKNLPLIVNPHGGPWARDMWGFNPEVQLLANRGYAVLQVNFRSSTGYGKEFLEAGNKQWGLKIQDDITDGVQWAIDQGIADPKRIGIYGASFGGYATLAGITTTPDLYAAAVDYVGVSNIFTLLNTIPPYWETVRNQFYERVGHPEKDKELLTAASPVFHVDKIKTPLFVAQGANDPRVNQAESDQIVKALRERGVDVEYMLKDNEGHGFHNEENKIEFYNAMLKFLDSHLKK, encoded by the coding sequence TTGAAAAAAAGATTTTTATCAGCATCATTAGCAATTATTTTAACATCATCTGTAGTTATTCCTGTATCTATGCAGGAAGTGCGCGCTGCCAATGAAACTAGCAGTCAAGTAGAAGTAAAAGCGGAACAACTATCTGCAAAGGAGTTTCTAGATTTAGCTGTCACAACTCTAACATTCCAGCATGGCTCAGAGACAATGCGTAAACAAATCATTGATCAGTGGGTAAAAGGCGAAGAATTAAAAGATTTAGGTGCGAATATTAAACGTGATGAAGCGGCACGTATTTTAGTAAGAGCCTTAGATAAAGAGGAAAAAGAAGCAACGCTTGCTGAGTATCAAGAAAAAGCAAATAAGCTTGGTTTATTTGACGGTCTTTCAAATAGTGAAACAATTTCAAAGCAAGACGCGGTTAAAATTTTGAATAACGCAAAAAAAGTGAAAAATGGTGTAAGTAATGAAGGCGTGAAAGAAATTTCTGTAGAAGATTTCATGAAAAATCCAGGTAACTTCGGTTATGAACTTTCACCAGATGGTAATTACATTACGTTCACCGCTCCATGGGAAAATCGTTCAAATGTTTTCGTAAAGAAAATGAATGACGATAGCGAGCCAGTACGTGTATCTAGCTCAAAAGATCGTGATATCGCCGGATCGTTCTGGAAAGATGATAATTTACTATATGTAAAGGATAAAGGTGGCGACGAAAACTTCCACATTTATTCAACATCATTTAACGGTAATGAGGAAAAAGATTTAACTCCTTATCCAAATGTAACAGTTGGGTTATTAAGTGGTTTAAAGGGCGTTAAAGACGAAATCCTTATTATGATGAATAAAGAAGATGCAAAAGTCTTTGATGTGTACAAGCTGAATGTGAAGACTGGTAAAACAACACATGTTGCTAAAAACCCAGGCAATATTGTTAGCTGGTTAGCAGATCGTGATGGCAATGTACGTATGGCAGTTGCTTCAGACGGTGTAGAAGGCACTGTTCTTTATCGTGATTCAGAAAAAGATGAATTCAAGCCATTTATTGAATTTAAAGCAGGGGAACAAGTAATGCCACTTGCCTTCTCTAAAGACAATAAACATATTTACGCAACTTCTAATAAAGGAAGAGACAAAGTAGAAGTAGTTAAATATGATTTAGAAGGTAAAGAAGAAGTAATTATGTCCAACCCAGACGTGGATGTAGCAGGTGTATTATATAGTGCTGATAAAGATAAATTATTATACGGTACCTATGTAACAGATAAGCTGCATTATCAATTCTTTGACGAGGACTTTGAAAAATTATTCCGTAAACTTCAAAACAAATTAGGTGTTTCTGAAAGTGAATTAGGCATCAATGATTACAACAAAGAAATGACAAAATTCATTGTTAGTGTTGCTAGTGACACTGTTTTCGGAAAATTCTATTACTACGATTCAACAACAGATGAATTAAAAGAATTGGCAACGTTAAGCCCTTGGTTAAACCCAGAGGAGCTTGCGGAAATGCATCCAATTTCCTATAAGAGTAGAGATGGCTTGACAATTAACGGTTATTTAACTTTACCTAAAAACAAAGAGGCTAAAAACCTACCTCTTATCGTCAATCCACACGGTGGACCATGGGCTCGAGACATGTGGGGCTTTAATCCAGAAGTACAACTACTAGCAAACCGTGGATATGCCGTATTACAAGTGAATTTCCGTTCTTCAACAGGTTACGGAAAAGAGTTTTTAGAGGCTGGTAATAAACAATGGGGTCTAAAAATTCAAGATGATATTACAGATGGTGTACAATGGGCAATCGACCAAGGTATTGCAGACCCTAAACGCATCGGAATTTACGGTGCATCATTTGGAGGCTATGCAACTTTAGCTGGTATCACTACTACACCAGATCTATATGCAGCAGCAGTTGATTATGTAGGTGTATCGAATATCTTTACATTATTAAATACAATTCCTCCATATTGGGAAACAGTGCGTAACCAATTTTATGAACGTGTAGGGCATCCAGAGAAGGATAAAGAGCTATTAACAGCTGCTTCACCTGTCTTCCATGTTGATAAAATTAAAACGCCGCTATTTGTAGCTCAAGGGGCAAATGATCCGCGTGTAAATCAGGCTGAATCTGATCAAATTGTTAAAGCATTACGTGAAAGAGGCGTAGATGTTGAATATATGCTGAAAGATAATGAAGGCCATGGTTTCCATAACGAAGAAAATAAAATTGAATTCTATAATGCAATGCTAAAATTCTTAGATAGTCATTTAAAAAAATAA
- a CDS encoding sugar-binding domain-containing protein — protein sequence MLSVPEAQQRLLPEMYPLLQLRYRILQTVQLMQPIGRRTLADSLKMTEREIRKETDILREQGLLDSQKSGMVCTDDGEVVIEKLRALIYEWSGLTQLAKKLENHFGLQHVIVVPGDYNEDDTVLTLLGKEAAHQFISTSFEGQIVAVTGGKSVASLTQFLQPADTHNITFVAARGGIGHEMQMQANTLVSTFAMQMDTQYRTLFLPEHLSEQAYQAMLTEPMVTEMMDYYDRADCVIHGIGSAEEMAVRRNSSPEDLRILEEKGAVSEAFGYYFNAEGEIVHRIRTIGIQFEQVQRSKQVIAVAAGKQKVKAMLSYFKVAPKQTIFITDEAAAKTIAEGLPSL from the coding sequence ATGTTATCTGTACCTGAGGCACAGCAAAGGCTACTTCCAGAAATGTATCCGCTTCTTCAATTGAGATATCGTATTTTGCAAACAGTTCAGCTAATGCAGCCAATTGGGCGTCGAACACTTGCAGATTCACTTAAAATGACCGAACGAGAAATTCGTAAAGAAACGGATATTTTACGTGAACAAGGGTTATTAGATTCTCAAAAATCGGGTATGGTATGTACAGACGACGGTGAAGTAGTTATTGAAAAACTAAGAGCACTTATCTATGAATGGTCTGGTCTTACACAGCTAGCAAAAAAACTGGAAAATCATTTTGGCTTACAGCACGTAATTGTTGTTCCAGGTGATTACAATGAAGACGATACGGTATTAACATTGCTTGGAAAAGAGGCAGCACATCAATTTATATCAACAAGCTTTGAAGGTCAGATAGTAGCTGTCACTGGTGGAAAGTCGGTTGCATCACTCACGCAATTTTTACAACCAGCTGATACACATAATATTACATTTGTTGCTGCACGTGGAGGCATTGGTCATGAAATGCAAATGCAAGCCAATACTCTTGTCTCAACCTTCGCCATGCAGATGGATACACAGTATCGTACCTTGTTTTTACCAGAGCATTTAAGTGAGCAGGCTTATCAAGCAATGTTAACAGAGCCGATGGTAACTGAAATGATGGATTATTATGATCGTGCAGATTGTGTCATTCATGGTATTGGCTCGGCAGAGGAAATGGCTGTTCGTCGTAATTCATCACCTGAGGATTTGCGAATTCTCGAAGAAAAGGGTGCAGTTAGTGAAGCATTTGGCTATTATTTCAATGCAGAAGGCGAAATTGTACATCGAATTCGAACAATCGGTATTCAGTTCGAGCAAGTTCAAAGAAGTAAGCAAGTCATTGCAGTTGCTGCTGGTAAACAAAAAGTGAAGGCAATGCTATCGTACTTTAAGGTAGCACCAAAGCAAACAATTTTTATAACAGATGAGGCAGCCGCAAAAACTATCGCTGAAGGATTACCTTCTTTATAA
- a CDS encoding phosphoglycerate kinase, protein MLNKKTMKDIDVKGKRVFVRVDFNVPMADGAITDETRIRAAIPTIEYLVEQGAKVILASHLGRPKGEVKEDMRLTAVGIRLAELMGKPVTKLDESIGEKVEEAVANMQNGDMILLENVRFHAGEEKNDPALAEQFAKLADVYVNDAFGAAHRAHASTEGIAKHVPAVSGFLMQKELDVLGKALSNPERPFTAIIGGAKVKDKIGVIESLLEKVDHLIIGGGLSFTFTKAQGHDIGKSLLEEDKIDLAKSFIEKAKAKGVQLHMPIDAVVANEFSKDAETKIVDVDAIPADWMGLDIGPKTAANYAEVIKNSKLIIWNGPMGVFEMDKFANGTKTVADAMATTTGYTVIGGGDSAAAVEKFEVADKMDHISTGGGASLELMEGKELPGIVALNDK, encoded by the coding sequence ATGTTAAATAAGAAGACGATGAAAGATATTGATGTAAAAGGCAAGCGCGTATTTGTACGTGTTGATTTTAATGTACCGATGGCAGATGGTGCAATTACTGACGAAACACGTATTCGAGCAGCAATCCCAACAATTGAATATTTGGTTGAGCAAGGTGCCAAAGTTATTTTAGCCTCTCACTTAGGTCGTCCAAAAGGTGAAGTAAAAGAAGATATGCGCCTAACTGCTGTAGGAATTCGTCTAGCTGAATTAATGGGTAAACCGGTGACTAAATTAGATGAGTCAATTGGTGAAAAAGTAGAAGAAGCTGTTGCAAACATGCAAAATGGCGATATGATTCTACTTGAAAATGTACGCTTCCACGCTGGAGAAGAGAAAAATGATCCAGCATTAGCAGAGCAATTTGCAAAATTAGCGGACGTTTATGTCAATGATGCGTTTGGTGCCGCTCACCGTGCACATGCGTCAACTGAAGGAATTGCCAAGCATGTACCAGCTGTTTCTGGCTTCCTAATGCAAAAGGAATTAGATGTGCTTGGTAAAGCTTTATCTAACCCAGAGCGTCCATTTACAGCCATTATCGGTGGTGCCAAAGTTAAAGATAAAATTGGCGTTATTGAAAGCTTATTAGAAAAGGTAGATCACCTAATTATCGGCGGCGGTTTATCATTCACATTTACTAAAGCGCAAGGTCATGATATCGGTAAATCTTTATTAGAAGAAGATAAAATCGACCTAGCAAAATCCTTTATTGAAAAGGCAAAAGCAAAAGGCGTGCAATTACATATGCCAATCGATGCAGTTGTCGCAAACGAATTTTCAAAAGATGCAGAAACAAAAATTGTTGATGTAGACGCTATTCCAGCCGATTGGATGGGCTTAGATATCGGTCCGAAAACAGCTGCTAATTATGCAGAGGTTATTAAAAATTCTAAACTAATTATTTGGAATGGACCAATGGGTGTTTTTGAAATGGATAAATTTGCGAATGGTACAAAAACTGTAGCTGACGCAATGGCAACAACAACTGGTTATACAGTGATCGGTGGCGGGGATTCTGCAGCAGCAGTTGAAAAATTTGAGGTTGCCGATAAAATGGACCACATTTCAACTGGTGGCGGTGCATCACTTGAATTAATGGAAGGTAAAGAGCTACCAGGAATTGTGGCATTAAACGATAAATAA
- the gap gene encoding type I glyceraldehyde-3-phosphate dehydrogenase: MALKLAINGFGRIGRLVFREAMKHDEFEVVAVNDLTDAGQLAHLLTYDSVHGVYDADVYAEGDSFVVNGKKINVYAEKDPANLPWGELGVDVVLECTGRFRSMEEVGKHIQAGAKKAILSAPAKGEMPTFVMGVNHEDYNPETDDVISNASCTTNCLAPVAKILDEKFGIQRGMMTTIHSYTNDQRILDFPHSDPRRARAGAVSMIPTTTGAAVAVSKVLPQLKGKLDGFSMRVPTPNVSCVDLVVELKAEVTKETINAALKEASENELKGILGYNELPLVSIDYNGNHNSSTVDGLSTMVLENSMVKVLAWYDNEIGYSTRLMDLALYIAEKGLHNK; the protein is encoded by the coding sequence ATGGCATTAAAATTAGCAATCAATGGATTTGGACGTATTGGACGTTTAGTATTTCGTGAAGCGATGAAGCACGATGAATTCGAAGTAGTTGCAGTAAATGACCTAACAGATGCAGGTCAGCTCGCACACTTATTAACTTATGATTCAGTACATGGTGTCTACGATGCTGATGTTTATGCAGAAGGCGATTCTTTCGTAGTGAATGGGAAAAAAATCAACGTTTATGCAGAAAAAGATCCTGCTAATTTACCTTGGGGTGAACTAGGGGTTGATGTAGTACTTGAATGTACAGGTAGATTCCGCTCGATGGAAGAAGTAGGCAAGCATATTCAAGCAGGTGCTAAAAAAGCGATTCTTTCAGCTCCAGCGAAAGGTGAAATGCCGACATTTGTAATGGGTGTTAACCACGAGGACTACAATCCAGAAACAGATGACGTGATCTCGAACGCTTCTTGTACAACAAACTGTCTAGCACCAGTAGCTAAAATACTTGATGAAAAATTTGGTATTCAACGCGGTATGATGACAACAATTCACTCTTACACAAACGACCAACGTATCCTTGACTTCCCGCACTCTGATCCACGTCGCGCACGTGCTGGTGCAGTGTCAATGATTCCAACAACAACAGGAGCAGCAGTTGCAGTGTCAAAAGTATTACCTCAATTAAAAGGTAAACTAGATGGCTTCTCTATGCGTGTACCGACGCCAAACGTTTCATGTGTTGACTTAGTAGTGGAGCTAAAAGCAGAAGTAACAAAAGAAACTATTAATGCTGCATTAAAAGAAGCTTCAGAAAACGAGCTTAAAGGCATTTTAGGATATAACGAACTACCATTAGTTTCAATTGACTACAATGGTAACCATAACTCTTCAACTGTAGATGGTCTTTCTACAATGGTATTAGAAAATAGTATGGTAAAGGTTCTAGCGTGGTATGATAACGAAATTGGTTACTCTACTCGTTTAATGGACTTAGCTTTATATATCGCAGAAAAAGGATTACACAATAAATAA
- a CDS encoding FMN-binding negative transcriptional regulator, whose translation MFIPAAFKIKDISEMIEVIQENSFATLFSTHEGIPYATHLPLLFNDKKDCLIGHFAKGNPQWRGIENQKVLAVFHGPHCYISPSWYETNQAVPTWNYVAVHVYGEIELIDHNDELIKSFNNMIEKYEHSNSTYSLTQVDEQRVSNLNKGVQGFKLKISSMEGKKKLSQDHSNDRQKLVIQKLEEIEQTNEQQIAHLMKQNIK comes from the coding sequence ATGTTCATACCAGCGGCTTTTAAAATAAAAGATATTTCTGAGATGATAGAAGTTATTCAGGAGAACAGTTTTGCGACACTTTTTTCAACCCATGAAGGAATACCTTATGCAACACATCTTCCATTATTGTTCAATGACAAAAAAGACTGTTTAATTGGACATTTTGCAAAAGGTAACCCTCAATGGAGGGGTATTGAAAACCAAAAAGTTTTAGCAGTGTTTCACGGACCGCATTGCTACATATCTCCATCATGGTATGAAACAAATCAAGCTGTCCCAACATGGAATTATGTAGCAGTACATGTTTATGGTGAAATAGAGCTTATTGACCACAATGATGAACTAATAAAATCATTTAACAACATGATTGAAAAATATGAACACAGTAACAGCACATATAGCCTAACTCAGGTAGATGAACAACGTGTAAGCAATCTAAACAAAGGGGTTCAAGGTTTTAAATTAAAAATCTCAAGTATGGAAGGTAAGAAGAAGTTAAGCCAGGACCATTCTAATGATAGACAGAAATTAGTGATTCAAAAATTAGAAGAAATCGAACAGACAAATGAGCAGCAAATCGCTCATTTAATGAAGCAAAACATTAAGTGA
- a CDS encoding helix-turn-helix domain-containing protein: protein MRETCVPTGVELKNTSFGYTLSVIGGKYKMIIMYWLSENEVMRFNELKRCIGTIPFKTLSTMLKDLETDGLIIRKEFPQIPPKVEYSLSERGLSIIPVLNMMCEWGERNRLSALEALQR, encoded by the coding sequence ATGCGTGAAACCTGTGTTCCGACCGGCGTGGAATTAAAAAACACTAGCTTTGGATACACGTTGTCCGTAATTGGTGGAAAATATAAAATGATTATTATGTATTGGCTGTCTGAAAATGAGGTTATGCGGTTTAATGAATTGAAGCGCTGTATCGGTACCATTCCCTTCAAAACGCTAAGCACCATGTTAAAAGATTTGGAGACAGATGGCCTTATCATTCGCAAGGAGTTTCCTCAAATACCTCCAAAAGTTGAATATTCATTATCTGAACGTGGTCTTTCAATCATTCCTGTGTTAAACATGATGTGCGAGTGGGGAGAGAGAAACCGTTTGTCAGCTCTAGAGGCTTTACAGAGGTAA